Proteins encoded within one genomic window of Haematobia irritans isolate KBUSLIRL chromosome 5, ASM5000362v1, whole genome shotgun sequence:
- the LOC142240281 gene encoding PRADC1-like protein produces the protein MEKTYGKYLFCLSMLILALGQLVVGMLGDAHHPPLNDIVTTQDIIAGDVFFEITEPYPLEYTYRLRPSKDFGTSFSSQRLEGVALVPTIPSDGCTKIENKRALRGNVALIDRGDCSFLTKTINAEMAGAHAAIITEFNSESSEFDYYIEMIHDKTDRDVQIPAGYLLGRNGVAIKLTLQRLKRSYARINLPVNLTFVPPSKINHPPWLGW, from the exons ATGGAAAAGACCTACGGTAAATACCTATTTTGTTTATCAATGTTGATACTAGCATTGGGGCAACTGGTCGTTGGTATGCTTG GGGATGCTCACCATCCACCATTAAACGATATAGTCACAACCCAGGATATCATCGCAGGAGATGTTTTCTTCGAGATAACTGAACCTTATCCCCTCGAGTATACTTATCGTTTGAGGCCATCTAAAGATTTTGGAACTTCGTTTTCTTCTCAACGTTTGGAAGGAGTAGCATTGGTACCTACCATTCCATCCGATGGTTgtactaaaattgaaaataaacggGCATTGCGTGGCAATGTTGCTCTTATTGATAGAGG AGATTGTTCATTTCTAACTAAAACTATAAATGCGGAAATGGCTGGAGCACATGCTGCTATAATAACTGAATTTAATAGCGAATCGAGTGAATTTGACTATTATATCGAAATGATTCACGATAAAACAGACAGGGACGTACAAATACCAGCTGGCTATTTGCTTGGTAGAAATGGAGTTGCAATTAAGCTTACCCTGCAACGTCTAAAACGATCCTATGCCCGAATAAATTTGCCGGTAAATTTAACATTTGTCCCGCCATCGAAAATTAATCATCCCCCATGGCTTGGATGGTAG
- the Cep89 gene encoding centrosomal protein 89kDa, whose protein sequence is MSTNTTRRNLIITDLDHSDNQETQMEANHRKVVHKKRTKEKHLQTLSGNFSRRSQSAECKTEDRLAGGEAGCGDRTQKNLKQVSYFHDLLQSKDKQMEKLLQRLATVHKFNEQFADENQRLLNETKTLEKRISELQHQIAHCDKCHRLESELKKTDEDNRLLTADVNMMKTLVYRLNVQIERYQDSLRLKQTCQDISKTATSSGQAKSSISQWQDEPIRSHTLAPLLQSYDEMIRDKEDLIQQYTQEFEHFTGELKSVLEENNRLQQQVDTLKRDGGNWREERARIQAQLEICRQKADAQTRKTDLAKEKLVEVMHCYEQKIQTLVLDMEHLQNAYTRCKAELVSLKSIAALPQDTIASSLKECKDLLEQLRQQHSKEKNSLERTIGELTERHASVDNKVDRLKQDNSRLKLELEKLNTQCEELRKRNAGLQRSTEKVKRSRDRLRARLRIALQWAQKLEEGQANLQSTWDALKRLEAIVKHKESQVRGLHARHLQEIDKMEKKLAQKEETIKTILRDRLNVNSENR, encoded by the exons atgtCAACAAATACTACAAGGCGTAATCTGATTATCACGGATTTGGACCATTCGGATAACCAGGAAACCCAAATGGAGGCAAACCATAGAAAAGTAGTGCACAAAAAACGCACGAAGGAAAAACATTTGCAAACGCTCTCTGGAAATTTTAGTAGACGCTCCCAAAGTGCTGAATGTAAGACGGAAGATAGACTAGCAGGAGGAGAAGCAGGATGTGGTGATAGGACACAAAAGAATCTAAAGCAAGTCAGTTATTTTCATGATTTG CTGCAGTCAAAGGATAAACAAATGGAGAAATTGCTCCAACGTTTGGCTACAGTTCATAAATTCAATGAACAATTTGCTGATGAAAATCAAAGGCTTCTAAACGAGACAAAGACTTTGGAAAAACGTATATCGGAATTACAACATCAAATAGCCCATTGCGACAAATGTCATCGTTTAGAAAGCGAACTGAAAAAAACTGATGAGGATAATCGGCTGTTAACAGCCGATGTAAATATGATGAAAACGCTAGTCTACCGGTTAAATGTCCAAATTGAAAGATATCAAGACTCTCTACGTTTAAAACAAACCTGCCAAGATATATCAAAGACTGCAACATCTTCCGGACAAGCAAAGTCTTCCATATCACAGTGGCAAGATGAACCAATACGTAGCCACACTCTGGCTCCTCTTCTACAGTCATACGATGAAATGATACGCGATAAGGAGGATCTGATACAACAATATACCCAAGAATTTGAACATTTCACAGGTGAATTGAAAAGTGTTCTTGAAGAGAATAATCGGTTGCAGCAACAGGTTGACACTCTCAAAAGGGATGGCGGAAATTGGCGTGAAGAACGTGCACGAATACAAGCCCAGTTGGAAATTTGCCGTCAAAAGGCCGATGCCCAAACCCGCAAAACCGATTTAGCTAAGGAAAAACTTGTCGAAGTCATGCACTGTTATGAACAGAAAATACAAACGCTCGTCTTGGATATGGAGCATTTACAAAATGCCTATACCAGGTGTAAGGCCGAGTTGGTGTCATTAAAAAGTATAGCAGCATTACCTCAGGATACAATCGCTTCATCTCTCAAAGAATGTAAAGATCTACTGGAACAACTACGCCAACAACACAGCAAGGAAAAAAATTCGTTAGAACGCACTATTGGCGAATTGACTGAACGTCATGCTAGCGTGGATAATAAAGTAGACAGACTGAAACAAGATAATTCCAGACTAAAGTTAGAATTGGAAAAACTAAACACACAGTGTGAAGAGTTGCGTAAACGTAATGCAGGCCTCCAACGGTCCACAGAGAAAGTAAAGAGATCCCGTGATCGTTTGAGAGCGCGTCTTCGTATAGCTTTACAATGGGCCCAAAAACTCGAAGAAGGACAAGCGAATCTACAAAGCACTTGGGATGCTCTTAAGCGATTGGAAGCCATAGTCAAGCACAAAGAATCTCAAGTGCGCGGTTTACATGCTAGACATTTGCAGGAGATAGATAAAATGGAAaagaaattggcacagaaggaagaaacaataaaaactATATTAAGAGATAGATTGAATGTAAATTCCGAAAATCGATAA